In Vanrija pseudolonga chromosome 4, complete sequence, a single window of DNA contains:
- the cct3 gene encoding D-serine dehydratase produces the protein MHTVMIEQKERHITLHNGTPNHRTWEPTSDEHPLSPSSSSNTPYFTRRLSSASLKAAPSAPSASNDPPSRRHASTISSGSPAPAAPGPAPTPSALSLSTPSPTSTPRQRRAQPGAVATPLDADLLGIGPSRRRPALGRAASRSPATSAIFAEEETPRKPRAAEARDSPARESPAPETPGDWAQYLDSLDRDELALLDTRWEDMTDGEIAAFLEPYHPAGSSVTSAPPRAGGKKGNGDVEPLFPPSPPGGVVHDLEHPLRVLSRAVRELREAVTRLEEDNKRLRLDAAARRASDVSLVTTPVRSHVDQTLHDGLADALSTSLTSPIKRAGLVLEEAPRSSVSPTPSIVSVTPSLSRAKSPAPSHTSARSVASIPERPRSSSASASGSYGHGGHKRNSGWGSIWGWGKKPGRKGSIASLSGSITPSVAVVEEDSDDEWRRGDGGSTPSFRAIFLATRILTPDPSSLLVDSARINTSSSIARLAHTLVSNARDGDVVPRDPPTAKRERARSRAASVTSQQAAAAAAVEPATASAMATSLGSASAIERRDPSGAGYSDQAIAATVAVGRTLLSRGKAAISGKIDEPMARPALVNRATSRPFPTTAMAPALQSPGEPGFPLHTDTPPPSVELGTIVPDEARPPTVLLSRQNLASFFQSSRVGAPKLATATRFTSDQPPLTDRYGFIYDIQHASMLKDASRAGTPAPISLTGHVPELTELPSSRSSTPAARLPATRTNSTSTKASSTASLKPPAVRSDSASSHSRESTPGSPISHTPETTPNGTPRKRTTALQRSLAPAPSKPTSAKDQTTVSVRGASSLQTGVSASALSHPATPLAEPSASRLTVSSLLDQLTDIHDKQQKARTTEWDAFLRKKTRARIRPSSVAGSERRGNGVQDVGVGAALAAVVNMGGGAGGKTGQEEYRAFLRLVRRGIPIPYRADVWAECSGARDLLVPGEYAEILAVHKDDKSPVIAEIEKDVGRTFPGNVFFGGDGPGVAKLRRVLTAYSWHNPAVGYCQGMNMLAATLLLTHTDEEQAFWVLHCIIERLLPQDYYTPTLLGSRADQHLVAQHVPRVAVHLDKLQVDLASVTFGWFLSLFTDCLPVETLFRVWDVFFVEGHDVLFRVAIAILKINETDLLACDSVGDLFTFISGMTSRLWGADKLIALQHSYKSVIRHADIQALYDKAVTFTPSLIPYADKRALVDEFVGRKLSSLRTPALIVDRKGFAANCDFVTGEIKAKGLGFRAHIKTHKTAEGVRLQVAPGVSALVTSTLPEVWGVLESGLVSEGKVTDILYSLPVSEDRLEDLTDAQEKAGDGAAIRVMVDHAEQVEALARGHAALNRRRKWSVFVKVDGGAHRAGAPPRSAQMKDLVEALIKASDSVEVFGFYSHFGNSYKSTNLNEAGKYYAGEIDCVNDAAKYARELGLKGEWTLSVGATPTAHAAALGAATEGGLAGTLEVHAGCYCLNDLQQSATGLVKDQRTTALTVLGTVVSKYADRGEGMCDIGALAVSKDQGPIPGHGGVVTPGLEGWSLGRISQEHGTLVKIDAGARELQIGERLRVVPQHACLACANFPWFYVVDGDGDTVVDVWVPWRAW, from the exons ATGCACACTGTCATGATAGAGCAGAAAGAAAGA CACATCACACTGCACAACGGCACGCCCAACCATCGCACATGGGAGCCGAC GAGCGACGAGCACccgttgtcgccgtcgagttCGAGCAACACGCCATACTTTACACGGCGGCTCTCGTCCGCGTCGTTAaaggccgcgccgtcggctcCGTCCGCATCCAACGATCccccgagccggcggcacgcgTCGACCATCAGCTCTggctcgcccgcgcccgcggcgccagggCCGGCGCCTACGCCGTCCGCGCTGAGCCTCTCAACCCCGTCaccaacctcgacgccgcgccagcgccgcgcgcaaccAGGCGCCGTAGCGAccccgctcgacgccgacctgctcggcattggcccatcgcgccgccggccagcactggggcgcgcggcgtcccgctcgcccgcgacgtcggccatcttcgccgaggaggagacgccGCGCAAGCCGCGCGCTGCTGAGGCGCGTGACAGCCCGGCGCGGGAGAGCCCGGCCCCCGAGACGCCAGGCGACTGGGCACAGTACCTCGACTccctcgaccgcgacgagctcgccctcctcgacacgcGGTGGGAGGACATGACGGACGGCGAAATCGCGGCGTTCTTGGAGCCGTACCACCCTGCTGGCTCGTCGGTGAcgagtgcgccgccgcgcgccggcgggaaGAAGGGGAACGGGGACGTCGAGCCGCTTttcccgccgtcgccgccgggcgGGGTCGTTCATGACCTTGAACACCCGCTGCGCGTGCTCAgccgcgcggtgcgcgagctgcgcgaggccgtgACGCGCTTGGAGGAGGATAATAAGCGGCTGAGGCTGGACGCCGCGGCTCGGAGGGCCTCGGACGTGTCGCTTGTCACAACACCAGTGCGATCACATGTGGACCAG ACGCTGCACGatggcctcgccgacgcgttATCGACAAGCCTCACGTCGCCGATCAAGCGGGCAGGCCTGGTGTTGGAGGAGGCTCCGCGGTCGTCCGTgtccccgacgccgtcgatcGTGAGCGTCACGCCGAGCCTATCCCGCGCCaagtcgcccgcgccgtcgcacACGTCTGCGCGGTCCGTCGCGTCTATCCCCGagcggccgcgctcgtcgtccgctTCCGCAAGCGGGTCCTACGGACACGGAGGGCACAAGCGTAACTCTGGCTGGGGCAGCATCTGGGGATGGGGGAAGAAGCCCGGGCGCAAGGGGAGCATCGCGTCGCTCAGTGGGTCCATCACGCCGAGTGtggctgtcgtcgaggaggacagcgacgacgagtggcggcgcggtgatggcgggagcacgccgagcttCCGGGCGATCTTTCTGGCAACG CGTATTCTCACGCCTGATCCTTCGTCTCTGTTGGTTGACTCGGCACGCAtcaacacgtcgtcgtcgattgCGCGGCTCGCGCACACGCTGGTTAGCAACGCGCGCGACGGGGACGTGGTGCCGCGCgacccgccgacggcgaagCGGGAGCGTGCGCGgagccgcgccgcgagcgttACGAGCCAgcaggctgcggctgcggctgccgtCGAGCCGGCCACAGCGTCAGCAATGGCGACgtcgctcggctcggcgagcgcgatcgAGAGACGCGACCCGAGCGGGGCAGGATACTCTGACCAGGCGATCGCGGCGACCGTTGCTGTGGGCCGCACGCTGTTATCCCGCGGCAAGGCGGCAATCTCGGGCAAGATCGACGAGCCGATGGCGCGCCCGGCGTTAGTCAaccgcgcgacgtcgagaccGTTCCCCACGACAGCGATGGCCCCGGCGCTCCAGTCGCCTGGGGAGCCCGGGTTCCCGCTGCACAcggacacgccgccgccgagcgttGAGCTCGGCACCATCGTACCGGATGAGGCCAGGCCGCCGACCGTGCTCTTGTCGCGACAGAACCTCGCCAGCTTCTTCCAGTCGTCCCGCGTTGGCGCGCCGAAGCTcgccacggcgacgcggTTTACAAGCGACCAGCCTCCGCTGACAGACCGCTATGGTTTTATTT ATGACATCCAACACGCGAGCATGCTCAAGGACGCGAGCAGAGCCGGCACGCCGGCACCCATCTCGCTCACCGGACATGTGCCGGAGCTGACCgagctgccgtcgtcgcggtcgtctACGCCTGCTG CGAGGCTTCCTGCCACGCGCACAAATTCGACGTCCACAAAGGCGTCATCGACGGCATCGCTCAAACCCCCGGCTGTTCGTTCCGACTCGGCTTCGTCGCACTCGCGCGAGAGCACGCCTGGGTCGCCAATCAGCCACACGCCCGAGACCACACCGAATGGGACCCCTAGGAAGCGCACCACTGCCCTTCAGCGGTCCCTCGCCCCTGCACCGTCCAAGCCGACGTCTGCAAAGGACCAGACCACCGTGTCGGTACGCGGTGCGTCGAGCTTACAGaccggcgtgtcggcgtcggcactGTCTcaccccgccacgccgctgGCCGAGCCCAGTGCATCTCGCCTCACGGTAtcgtcgctgctcgaccAGCTGACCGACATCCATGACAAGCAGCAAAAGGCACGCACGACGGAATGGGACGCGTTCTTGCGCAAGAAGACTCGCGCAAGAATCAGACCCTCGTCTGTTGCTGGGTCTGAGCGGCGCGGAAATGGCGTCCAGGACGTGGGTGTCGGCGCGGCTTTGGCTGCCGTCGTCAACATGggtggcggggcgggcggcaagaCGGGCCAGGAAGAGTACCGCGCGTTCCTGCGCCTCGTGCGCAGAGGTATTCCCATCCCGTACCGTGCCGACGTCTGGGCCGAGTGCTCGGGCGCGAGGGACCTGCTTGTTCCCGGAGAATATGCCGAAATCCTCGCAGTGCACAAGGACGATAAGAGCCCCGTGATCGCCGAGATTGAGAAGGACGTGGGGCGCACGTTCCCCGGCAACGTCTtctttggcggcgacgggccagGCGTAGCCAAGCTCCGCCGCGTGCTCACCGCATACTCGTGGCACAACCCCGCTGTGGGATA CTGTCAAGGCATGAACATGCTCGCGGCGACTCTGCTGCTCACGCacacggacgaggagcaggcgTTCTGGGTGCTCCACTGCATCATTGAGCGACTCCTCCCGCAGGACTACtacacgccgacgctgctggGCTCACGGGCGGACCAGC ACTTGGTCGCACAACATGTACCCCGCGTCGCTGTGCACCTCGACAAGCTGCAGGTCGACCTGGCTTCGGTGACGTTTGGCTGGTTCCTGTCCCTGTTCACCGACTGCCTGCCGGTTGAGACGCTCTTCCGGGTGTGGGACGTGTTCTTTGTCGAGGGGCATGACGTGCTGTTCCGCGTCGCGATCGCCATTCTCAAGATCAACGAGACGGACCTGCTGGCGTGCgacagcgtcggcgacctgtTCACTTTTATCTCCGGCATGACGAGCAGGCTGTGgggcgccgacaagctcatTGCATTACAGCACAGCTACAAGAGCGTCATTCGGCATGCGGACATTCAGGCGTTGTACGACAAGGCAGTA ACCTTCACACCAAGCCTCATCCCGTACGCGGACAagcgcgccctcgtcgacgagttcGTCGGGCGCAAGCTCTCTTCCctgcgcacgccggcgctcaTCGTCGACCGTAAGGGGTTCGCGGCGAACTGCGACTTCGTCACGGGCGagatcaaggccaaggggCTCGGCTTTAGGGCGCATATCAAGA CGCACAAAaccgccgagggcgtccGCCTCCAGGTTGCGCCCGGCGTGTCCGCCCTCGTGACCTCCACGCTGCCCGAGGTCTGGGGCGTGCTCGAGAGCGGGCTCGTGTCCGAGGGCAAGGTGACTGAT ATTCTCTACTCCCTCCCCGTGTCCGAggaccgcctcgaggacctgACCGACGCGCAAGAGaaggcgggcgacggcgccgccatcCGCGTCATGgtcgaccacgccgagcaggtcgaggccctcgcgcgcgggcacGCGGCCCTCAACCGCCGACGCAAGTGGAGCGTGTTCGTGaaggtcgacggcggtgcccACCGCGCCGGTGCTCCTCCCCGCTCGGCACAGATGaaggacctcgtcgaggcgctcatcAAGGCCAGCGACTCGGTCGAGGTGTTTGGCTTCTACTCCC ACTTTGGCAACTCGTACAAGTCGACCAACCTCAACGAGGCGGGCAAGTACTACGCCGGCGAGATTGACTGCGTGAACGACGCGGCAAAgtacgcgcgcgagctgggcctCAAGGGCGAGTGGACGCTCAGCGTAGGCGCGACGCCTaccgcgcacgccgctgcgctcggcgccgcgaccgagggcgggctggcgggAACGCTCGAGGTGCACGCCGGGTGCTACTGCCTCAACGACCTGCAGCAGAGCGCGACGGGCCTGGTGAAGGACCAgcggacgacggcgctgacggTGCTGGGCACCGTCGTGTCCAAGTacgccgaccgcggcgagggcatgTGCGATatcggcgcgctggccgtcAGCAAGGACCAGGGCCCGATCcccggccacggcggcgtcgtcaccCCCGGCCTTGAGGGCTGGAGCCTCGGGCGTATCTCCCAAGAGCACGGCACGCTGGTAAAGATCGACGCCGGCGCACGCGAGCTGCAGAttggcgagcgcctgcgcgtCGTGCCCCAGCACGCATGCCTCGCCTGCGCAAACTTCCCATGGTTCTACGTTGTGGACGGAGACGGAGACACGGTAGTCGACGTGTGGGTCCCGTGGCGCGCGTGGTAG
- the DAO1_1 gene encoding D-amino-acid oxidase, translating into MAPTRTNGPVIVLGAGVIGLTTAVRLLEADPSLDVHILADHFPSDTLDANYASTIAGAHHLSFADDGDARQRRWDMRTFNVLYDEWKRVGETSGLMVLTQTEMWEGATAHLAIYEEHPDFRMLDPATAQCADISHMVSFTSLTIAPALYLASLEARVRALGAKLHRAHVPSLVALRTDPGLLALYGNPPSSVFLCAGLGARHLVSPSEAAALFPTRGQVVVVRAPWMRSGYTRQVGALGGGEGGTRTYVIPRCTGEVVLGGTMEKRDWTPYPREETAEDILQRALQICPDIAPPYARTWGEGEQVAALRSIVVRHAVGFRPSRDGGARVALGSAAGMRVVYNYGHGGAGWQSCWGCAEDAVALWAAGSARL; encoded by the exons atggcccccACCCGCACCAACGGCCCAGTgatcgtcctcggcgccggcgtgatCGGGCTCACGACCGCcgtgcgcctgctcgaggcggaccCGAGCTTGGACGTCCATATCCTCGCGGACCACTTCCCCTCCGACACCCTGGACGCCAACTACGCCAGCACGATCGCCGGGGCGCACCACCTCAGCTTTGCGGACGACGGGgacgcgcgccagcgccggtgGGACATGCGCA CTTTCAACGTTCTGTACGACGAGTGGAAGCGTGTCGGCGAGACATCCGGCCTCATGGTCCTCACGCAGACTGAGATGTGGGAGGGCGCGACGGCTCATCTGGCGATTTATGAAGAACACCCCGAC TTCCGCATGCTCGACCCAGCCACCGCGCAGTGTGCCGACATCTCGCACATGGTGTCCTTCACGAGCTTGACCATCGCGCCGGCACTgtacctcgcctcgctggAAGCCCGCGtgcgtgcgctcggcgcgaagCTGCACCGCGCGCATGTgccctcgctcgtcgcgctgcgcacCGACCCGGGCCTGCTGGCACTGTACGGCAACCCACCATCGTCCGTATTCCTCTGTGCAGGCCTCGGTGCGCGTCACCTCGTGTCGCcgtccgaggccgccgcgctcttCCCTACCCGgggccaggtcgtcgtcgtgcgcgcgccgtggaTGCGGAGCGGGTACACTCGCCAGgtgggcgcgctgggcggcggcgagggcggtaCACGCACGTACGTCATTCCACGGTGTACCGGCGAAGTCGTGCTCGGTGGGACGATGGAGAAGCGCGACTGGACGCCGTACCCGCGCGAAGAGACCGCAGAGGACATcctccagcgcgcgctccagATCTGCCCCGACATTGCGCCGCCGTACGCACGTACttggggcgagggggagcaGGTGGCCGCCCTCCGTTCCATTGTTGTCCGGCACGCGGTCGGCTTCCGGCCGagccgcgacggcggggcccgcgtcgcgctcggctcggcggccggcaTGCGCGTGGTCTACAACTATGGCCATGGGGGCGCGGGGTGGCAGAGCTGCTGGGGCTGTGCAGAGGACGCTGTGGCgctgtgggcggcggggagtgCGCGGCTGTAG
- the fabG_7 gene encoding 3-oxoacyl-[acyl-carrier-protein] reductase FabG produces the protein MVTNTASSSGLTGVALITGAGSGIGAATARAFAAKGVSRLVLVDFAPAGLKTLEAELQSGGAQVLVVQADVSKEAEVKDAIAEAVTAFGRIDYCVNSAGTAALGALVETSTEDWNRVMGVNITGVFLCVREQSAQMLKQDPLASDSTDPKRQQRGSIINLASILGTVAVPGVPAYVASKHAVVGLAKAAAVEHAGHGIRTNNIAPGWIDTPMTNNAHVASVLEAQTQPAKTPAGRAGSAEEIADVAVFLSSTEASFVNGATWIVDGGFTSL, from the exons ATGGTCACCAacaccgcctcctcgtccggcCTCACCGGCGTGGCCCTCATCactggcgccggctcgggc atcggcgcggccaccgcgcgcgccttcGCAGCCAAGGGGGTGAGCCGCTTGGTGCTGGTCGACTTCGCGCCCGCCGgcctcaagacgctcgaggccgagctgcagtccggcggcgcgcaggtgctcgtcgtccaggCCGACGTGAGCAAGGAAGCCGAGGTGAAGGACGCcattgccgaggccgtcacCGCGTTCGGGCGCATCGACTACTGCGTCAACTCGGCTGGCAcggccgccctcggcgcgctcgtcgagacGTCGACAGAGGAC TGGAACCGCGTCATGGGCGTCAACATCACCGGCGTGTTCCTCTGCGTCCGCGAGCAGTCGGCGCAGATGCTCAAGCAGGACCCGCTGGCCAG CGACTCGACCGATCCCaagcggcagcagcgcggctcCATCATCAACCTCGCGAGCATCCTTGGCACCGTTGCCGTCcccggcgtgccggcgtACGTGGCGAGCAAGCACGCCGTGGTTGGGCtggccaaggccgcggctGTCGAGCATGCGGGGCACGGGATCCGGAC CAACAACATCGCGCCCGGGTGGATCGACACGCCG ATGACCAACAACGCGCACGTCGCTtccgtcctcgaggcgcagaCGCAGCCGGCCAAGACGCCCGCcgggcgcgccggctcggccgaggagattgccgacGTAGCCGTCTTCCTCTCCAGCACCGAGGCATCGTTTGTCAACGGCGCGACGTGGATCGTGGACGGCGGGTTCACTTCGCTCTAA
- the gstB_1 gene encoding Glutathione S-transferase GstB, with the protein MTIAPVTIWGRPPSTNVKKAVWAAEELGVAYNFELSSGIHGRNDEIRAAGNPNGLVPTLVDGDFVLWESNAIVRYLGHKYGAGTAFFPDSPEARASADKWLDWNATFLKAVWDAFYLNVRAKDKYDAEKVKASAEAVAKVITEVVEPTLKKQKYLSGDEFGFGDIALGAAAYLWFGGVPESERIALPVFDEWYARISVRPAFKKAVAVPW; encoded by the coding sequence ATGACCATCGCACCCGTCACCATCTGGGgccgcccgccctcgaccaacgtcaagaaggccgtctgggccgccgaggagcttggcgtgGCGTACAACTTTGAGCTGTCGTCGGGCATCCACGGACGCAACGATGAGATCCGCGCCGCGGGCAACCCGAACGGGCTGGTGCCtacgctcgtcgacggcgactttGTGCTGTGGGAGTCGAACGCGATCGTCCGCTACCTCGGGCACAAGTACGGCGCGGGCACCGCCTTCTTCCCCGACtcgcccgaggcgcgcgcaTCCGCCGACAAGTGGCTCGACTGGAACGCGACCTTCCTCAAGGCTGTCTGGGACGCGTTCTACCTCAACGTCCGCGCAAAGGACAAgtacgacgccgagaaggtcaaggcgtccgccgaggccgtcgccaaggtcatcaccgaggtcgtcgagcccaCCCTCAAGAAGCAAAAGTACCTCTCTGGCGACGAGTTCGGCTTTGGCGACattgcgctcggcgccgctgcgtACCTCTGGTTCGGCGGCGTCCCCGAGTCTGAGCGCATCGCGCTCCCCGTCTTCGACGAGTGGTACGCCCGCATCTCGGTCCGCCCGGCCTTCAAGAAGGCCGTCGCTGTCCCCTGGTAG
- the VPS36 gene encoding Vacuolar protein-sorting-associated protein 36, with protein MAPAIPAGLNADYWSTFELPRGAGVPEVLAEGEAWIGGWDGVGLYEGNNKVPQYETLTVHITTHRLILVPDGSGSKPRALEAPLSAMRQTEFYTGFMRSSPKITLFLGRSPVPEPSRASLSSSSTSSLPSPAPAAAPVPAASSWTCGVCGFPNPLPPGPSKTPPPATKCQLCGVAYATSRSMTPPVTRSATPASVATAPTPASPAEPAPTPPPPEPESDQIACPACTFLNHKWLSTCEICGTGLPKPSRKSDKDKTDKVDKPEVKLPPPGPEKHDVVRLSFRKDGVKEAYRRLKGVLSDKVWERVAAGPPRRQTSSDENGDKQGGAGIDAIMRAISLDARAHDEGMQDAFKDLEVLMVRAGEMVRLAQNLNAKLSAAGAGAASDEEATLVRSSLVQLGLRAPALTQDMVRDERAYLEGLARELGGILTGRSRGAPRTANDKNGLMLQSGQGVIALDTVWGLWMRARGVALLPPVTLVQVLPFLPAHTSPSIRSLALPSGLTVLYTPLYAPPVLLARLVERMSPQADGAEVGLSIIDIAAVEGLPIGLATELVDNIASRPPVSGIGIVRDDQAGPGEGGTKWYRDIIGSWPLGQAAAA; from the exons ATGGCTCCAGCCATCCCTGCGGGCCTGAACGCCGACTACTGGTCGACCTTTGAgctgccgcgcggcgccggcgtgcccgaggtgctcgccgagggggaggcgTGGATCGGGGGCTGGGACGGTGTGGGGCTGTacgaggg caacaacaaggTGCCCCAGTATGAGACGCTCACGGTACACATCACGACACACCGCCTCATCCTCGTGCCCGATGGCAGCGGCTccaagccgcgcgcgctcgaggcgccgCTCAGCGCCATGCGCCAGACCGAGTTCTACACGGGCTTcatgcgctcctcgcccaaGATCacgctcttcctcggccgTTCTCCCGTTCCAGAGCCGTCCCGCGCTAGcctctcgagctcgagcacgagctcgttgccatcgcccgcgccggcggcagcgccagtgcccgccgcgagctcgtggaCCTGCGGCGTGTGCGGGTTCCCCAATCCGCTCCCGCCGGGCCCGTCGAAGACGCCCCCACCAGCGACCAAGTGCCAGCTATGCGGCGTCGCATATGCCACTAGCCGGAGCATGACCCCGCCCGTGACGCGCTCGGCAACGCCGGCGAGTGTTGCTACGGCTCcgacgcccgcgtcgccagccgagcccgcgcctacgccgccgccgccagaacCGGAGAGCGACCAGATCGCGTGCCCCGCCTGCACGTTCCTAAACCACAAGTGGCTTTCGACGTGCGAGATCTGTGGTACGGGGCTGCCGAAGCCGAGTAGGAAGagcgacaaggacaagacgGATAAGGTGGACAAGCCCGAGGTCAAgctaccgccgccggggccggaGAAACACGACGTCGTGCGCTTGAGCTTTCGCAAGGATGGCGTAAAGGAGGCATACCGCCGCCTCAAGGGCGTCCTGTCTGACAAGGTGTGGGAGCGGGTGGCTGCTGGCCCTCCACGGCGGCagacgagcagcgacgagaaTGGGGACAAGCAGGGTGGCGCCGGAATCG acGCCATCATGAGGGCGATttcgctcgacgcgcgcgcacacgacGAGGGGATGCAGGACGCCttcaaggacctcgaggtGCTAATGGTTCGCGCGGGCGAGATGGTGCGGCTTGCGCAGAACCTCAACGCCAAGCTGTCTGCCgctggggcgggcgcggcgtcagACGAAGAGGCAACCCTGGtccgctcgtcgctcgtgcAGCTCGGTCTGCGCGCGCCTGCACTCACGCAGGACatggtgcgcgacgagcgcgcgtacctcgagggcctggcgcgcgagctcggcggtaTCCTGACTGGGCGGAGTCGCGGGGCGCCACGGACGGCCAACGACAAGAACGGGCTCATGCTCCAGTCGGGGCAGGGCGTCATCGCTCTCGACACGGTATGGGGTCTTTGGATGCGCGCCAGAGGCGTGgcgctcctcccgcccgTGACGCTGGTACAGGTGCTCCCTTTCCTGCCGGCGCATACGAGCCCTTCGATCCggtcgctcgcgctgccgtcggGCCTGACAGTGCTCTATACGCCGCTGTACGCACCGCCAgtgctcctcgcgcggcTGGTGGAGCGCATGAGCCCGcaagccgacggcgccgaagTTGGCCTGAGCATCATCGACATTGCCGCCGTCGAAGGGCTGCCGATCGGCCTCGCGACCGAGCTGGTCGACAACATCGCCTCCAGGCCGCCCGTGAGCGGCATCGGCAtcgtgcgcgacgaccagGCAGGGCCAGGCGAGGGCGGGACAAAGTGGTACCGCGATATCATCGGGAGCTGGCCGCTGGgacaggcggcggcagcgtaG
- the cct3 gene encoding T-complex protein 1 subunit gamma, producing the protein MAMPGGMPMVVMNTGPERQQGRKAQTANIVAAKTVADVIRTCLGPKAMLKMVLDPMGGILLTNDGHAILREIDVAHPAAKSMIELSRTQDEEVGDGTTSVIILAGEILAYSLPLLERHIHPVVIIRAFKAALDDALSTIQKISIPVDISSEKDMLSLIKTSIGTKFVSRWSDLMCRLALDAVRTVAVTAEAENGLVGSSSEDGGAAFNIKTVDIKRYARVEKVPGGEIEDSRVLKGVMVNKDVTHPKMRRRIENPRIILLDCPLEYKKGESQTNIEISKEADWNRVLQIEEEQIKSMCDKIIEFKPDIVFTEKGVSDLAQHYLLKADPPITAIRRVRKSDNNRIARAVGATIVNRVDDLRDSDVGTGAGIFYVEKLGDEYFSFIDECKSPKACTILLRGPSKDILNEIDRNLADAMSVARNVVFNPILAPGGGATEMAISVALSERAKSLPGVAGAPYKAIADALEVIPRTLVQNCGGNAIRTLTELRALHSEGKNYYGVDGDTGKVVDMREYGLLESASVKIQTLKTAIESATLLLRVDDIVSARRPDEHAGGVQTMGEGQAEDLQPDGVQM; encoded by the exons ATGGCTATGCCTGGAGGAATGCCCATGGTGGTCATGA ACACTGGGCccgagcgccagcagggCCGCAAGGCTCAGACGGCCAACATTGTCGCTGCCAAG ACTGTCGCCGATGTCATCAGGACATGTCTCGGCCCCAAGGCCATGCTCAAGATGGTCCTCGACCCCATGGGCGGTATCCT gcTTACCAACGACGGCCACGCCATTCTCCGTGAGATCGACGTtgcccaccccgccgccaagtcGATGATCGAGCTCTCGAGGAcgcaggacgaggaggtcggtgACGGCACTACCTCTGTCATCATCCTTG CCGGTGAGATCCTTGCCTACTCGCTCCCTCTCCTTGAGCGTCACATCCACCCCGTTGTCATTATCCGCGCGTtcaaggccgcgctcgacgatgCCCTTTCCACCATCCAGAAGATCTCGATCCCCGTCGACATCTCGTCTGAAAAGGACATGCTTTCGCTGATCAAGACTTCGATCGGCACCAAGTTTGTCTCGCGCTGGTCGGACCTCATGtgccgcctcgctctcgacgccgtccgcaccgtcgccgtcacTGCCGAGGCTGAGAACGGTCTCGTTGGCTCCAGCTCCGAGGACGGTGGCGCCGCGTTCAACATCAAGACTGTTGACATCAAGCGCTACGCCCGTGTTGAGAAGGTTCCCGGTGGTGAGATTGAGGACTCGCGCGTCCTCAAGGGTGTCATGGTCAACAAGGACGTCACCCACCCCAAGATGCGCAGGAGGATTGAGAACCCCCGTatcatcctcctcgactGCCCTCTCGAGTACAAGAAGGGCGAGTCGCAGACCAACATTGAGATTTCCAAGGAGGCCGACTGGAACCGTGTCCTTCagatcgaggaggagcagatCAAGTCAATGTGTGACAAGATTATCGAGTTCAAGCCTGACATCGTGTTCACCGAGAAGGGCGTTTCCGACCTCGCTCAGCACTACctcctcaaggccgacccGCCTATTACCGCCATCCGCCGTGTGAGGAAATCGGACAACAACCGTATCGCCCGTGCCGTTGGCGCTACCATTGTCAaccgtgtcgacgacctccgcGACTCGGATGTCGGTACCGGTGCCGGCATCTTCTACGTCGAGAAGCTTGGTGACGAGTACTTCTCGTTCATCGACGAGTGCAAGTCGCCCAAGGCGTGCACCATCCTTCTCCGCGGTCCCTCCAAGGACATCCTCAACGAGATTGACCGCAACCTTGCCGACGCCATGTCGGTTGCCCGTAACGTTGTCTTCAACCCCATCCTTGCCCCCGGAGGTGGTGCTACCGAGATGGCCATCTCGGTCGCCCTGTCCGAGCGGGCAAAGTCGCTCCCCGGTGTCGCTGGTGCTCCCTACAAGGcgatcgccgacgcgctcgaggtcattCCCCGCACGCTTGTCCAGAACTGCGGTGGCAACGCCATCCGCACGCTCACCGAGCTCCGTGCGCTGCACTCGGAGGGCAAGAACTACTAtggtgtcgacggcgacactGGCAAGGTTGTGGACATGCGCGAGTACGGCCTGCTCGAGTCTGCAAGTGTCAAGATCCAGACGCTCAAGACGGCCATTGAGTCTGCTACCCTGCTGCTCCGTGTCGACGACATTGTGTCTGCCAGGCGACctgacgagcacgccggtgGTGTCCAGACCATGGGCGAgggccaggccgaggacctcCAGCCTGACGGCGTGCAGATGTAA